TTCAAGCGCCTGCATTATATCGTTTATATAAACTATGTTTAACTTATGTTTAATTTCATCCGGTATCTCGTCTATATCGCGCTCATTATCCTTAGGTATCAAAACGGTTTTGATGCCGGCACGCTGAGCAGCCAGCAGTTTTTCCTTTAACCCGCCTATAGGAATAACGCTTCCCGTTAAAGTTATTTCACCCGTCATCGCTACATCCGCACGTACTTTTTTCTTAGTAAGCGCCGAGACGACAGCTGTAACTATCGTTATGCCGGCAGATGGGCCGTCTTTGGGGATTGCTCCCTGCGGACAATGTATATGAAGGTCTTTGTTTTTGTAAAACTCCATGTCTATTTTTAATTTGGAGCTGTTGGCTCGTATATAGCTGATTCCTGCACGTGCGCTTTCCTTCATTACATCCCCTAAATGTCCTGTTAACTCTAATTTGCCCGTTCCTTCCATTACCGTTGCCTCAACAGGCAAAGTCTGCCCTCCTGAAACTGTCCATGCAAGGCCGGTAACGACGCCGATTTTATCCTCGTGGTTTATGTCTTCATTTTTATATTTCGGCGTGCCCAGATATTCTTGTAAATTGGCCTTTGTCACGCTTATGCTCTTTAAATCGTTTTCGACTATCTTCCAAGCAGCTCTCCTGCAAATAGCTGCGATAGACCTTTCTAAATTCCTGACACCCGGCTCATTAGTATAGTTGGTGATTATTTCTTCTATTGCAGAATCGCTTATACGCAGCATCTTAGGCGTAAGTGCATGCTCAACAAGCTGTTTTTTTATCAGGTGTTTTTTAGCTATCTTTATTTTTTCTATGAGCATATAGCTTGAAAGCTCTATTACTTCCATCCTGTCAAGAAGCGGGCGTGGTATAGTGTCTATACTATTAGCTGTCGTTAAAAACATTACCTTAGACAAGTCAAATGGCATATCTAAATAGTGGTCTACAAATGTGTTGTTTATTTCAGGGTCCAATACTTCGAGCATTGCAGAAGCAGGGTCCCCTTTATAATCGCTGGACATCTTGTCTATCTCATCTAAAAGAAAGACCGGGTTCATAGATCCCGCCTGTTTTATCAAAGAAATGATCCTTCCTGGCATCGCACCTATGTATGTCCTCCTGTGGCCTCTTAATTCTGCCTCATCCTTGACCCCGCCAAGTGATGACCTTACAAACTTTCTTTTCAAAGCCCTTGCTATAGACTTTGCAATAGATGTCTTGCCTACTCCCGGAGGCCCGACGAAACAAAGTATAG
The sequence above is drawn from the Eubacteriales bacterium genome and encodes:
- the lon gene encoding endopeptidase La; protein product: MDETLKETRTMSMVALRGMVVFPYMVLHFDVGRKKSIAALEQAMAKNQVVFLSAQKDINTYEPNFDDVNKMGTICKIKQVLKLPGDNIRVMVEGLCRGELMSFNEEKDYLSAEVRKVEEPNEEAAPTPSEEAHMRTLMSLYMTYARQSGRISPESVVSVGEIKVPGRLADTVAANSLFKLEDKQSIIECIDVEKRLKLLIDMITREIEILGIENEIGRSLKKQIEKSQREYYLREQMKVIQKELGEEESITAEVQELTEKIEKSKMNEEAKQKAKKELSRMAVMSSSSPEITVIRTYLDWIISLPWGKETKDDLNLKHIKRVLDEDHYGLENVKKRILEYISVCKMKKDMRGPILCFVGPPGVGKTSIAKSIARALKRKFVRSSLGGVKDEAELRGHRRTYIGAMPGRIISLIKQAGSMNPVFLLDEIDKMSSDYKGDPASAMLEVLDPEINNTFVDHYLDMPFDLSKVMFLTTANSIDTIPRPLLDRMEVIELSSYMLIEKIKIAKKHLIKKQLVEHALTPKMLRISDSAIEEIITNYTNEPGVRNLERSIAAICRRAAWKIVENDLKSISVTKANLQEYLGTPKYKNEDINHEDKIGVVTGLAWTVSGGQTLPVEATVMEGTGKLELTGHLGDVMKESARAGISYIRANSSKLKIDMEFYKNKDLHIHCPQGAIPKDGPSAGITIVTAVVSALTKKKVRADVAMTGEITLTGSVIPIGGLKEKLLAAQRAGIKTVLIPKDNERDIDEIPDEIKHKLNIVYINDIMQALELSLID